One Falco biarmicus isolate bFalBia1 chromosome 13, bFalBia1.pri, whole genome shotgun sequence genomic region harbors:
- the ABCF3 gene encoding ATP-binding cassette sub-family F member 3 isoform X2 produces MASCADILRSEFPDLDGEVFAYVTGILHGGGADFESVDELVEAVGELLREVSQDAKDDGAIREICQRLFNTLQLDEGRAQRCSQVLLDAPIQLSQITDGYDASVDLLPGLLLKRGQTSMVNAKKLEKAEARLKAKQDKRMERDSLKSSGPLVLEEASASQAASKKETRMESSGKNKSYDVRIENFDVSFGERVLLAGADLNLAFGRRYGLVGRNGLGKTTLLKMIASRSLRIPSHISILHVEQEVAGDETPALQSVLECDTTRESLLQEERDLTAKINAGRGEGTAGARLSEIYAKLEEIEADKAPARASVILAGLGFNAKMQQQTTKEFSGGWRMRLALARALFARPDLLLLDEPTNMLDVRAILWLETYLQTWQSTILVVSHDRNFLNAVATDIIHLHSQRLDTYRGDFENFMKIKEERLKNQQREYEAQQQYREHIQVFIDRFRYNANRASQVQSKLKLLEKLPELKPVDKESEVIMKFPDGFEKFSPPILQLDEVDFYYDPSHYIFRSLSVSADLESRICVVGENGAGKSTMLKILMGELAPVRGIRHAHRNLKIGYFSQHHVDQLDLNISAVELLARKFPGKTEEEYRHQLGSYGVSGELAVRPVASLSGGQKSRVAFAQMTMSCPNFYILDEPTNHLDMETIEALAKALNKFRGGVILVSHDERFIRLVCQELWVCENATVTRIEGGFDQYRDILKEQFRKEGFL; encoded by the exons ATGGCGTCCTGCGCCGACATCCTCCGCAGCGAGTTCCCCGACCTGGACGGCGAGGTCTTTGCCTACGTGACGG GGATCCTGCACGGCGGCGGGGCGGACTTCGAGTCGGTGGACGAGCTGGTGGAGGCGGTGGGGGAGCTGCTGCGGGAGGTGTCGCAGGACGCCAAGGACGACGGGGCCATCCGGGAGATCTGCCAGCGCCTCTTCAACACGCTGCAGCT GGACGAGGGCCGGGCCCAGCGCTGCAGCCAGGTGCTGCTCGACGCCCCCATCCAGCTCTCCCAGATCACGGACGGATACG ATGCCAGCGTGgacctgctgccagggctgctgctgaagagagGCCAGACCTCG ATGGTGAATGCCAAGAAACTGGAGAAGGCGGAAGCCAGGCTGAAAGCCAAGCAAGATAAGAGGATGGAGCGAGATTCCCTGAAGTCATCTGGCCCTCT GGTCCTTGAGGAGGCATCTGCCAGCCAAGCTGCCAGCAAGAAGGAGACTCGCATGGAGTCATCAGGCAAGAACAAGTCATATGATGTGCGCATCGAGAACTTCGATGTGTCCTTCGGTGAGCG TGTCCTACTGGCGGGAGCAGACCTGAACCTGGCGTTTGGACGGCGCTACGGGCTGGTGGGCAGGAACGGGCTGGGGAAGACCACGCTGCTGAAGATGATCGCCAGCCGGAGCCTGCGCATCCCCTCACACATCAGCATCCTCCATGtggagcaggaggtggcaggggaTGAGACGCCGGCGCTGCAGAGTGTGCTGGAGTGTGACACCACTCGTGAgagcctgctgcaggaggagagggaccTGACGGCTAAGATTAATGCCGGCAG GGGAGAAGGGACAGCAGGTGCCAGGCTGTCGGAGATCTACGCGAAGCTGGAGGAGATTGAGGCAGACAAGGCCCCAGCGAG GGCATCCGTCATTCTCGCTGGGCTGGGCTTTAATGCAAAGATGCAACAACAGACAACCAA AGAGTTTTCTGGAGGCTGGAGAATGAGATTGGCCTTAGCCAGAGCCCTGTTTGCCAG GCCAGATCTCCTTCTGCTGGATG aGCCAACGAACATGCTGGACGTGAGGGCTATTTTGTGGCTGGAGACCTACTTGCAG ACCTGGCAGTCGACCATCCTCGTGGTGTCCCACGACAGGAACTTCCTGAACGCGGTGGCCACGGACATCATCCACCTGCACTCGCAGCGGCTGGACACGTACCGCGGGGACTTTGAGAACTTCATGAAGATCAAGGAGGAGCGGCTGAAGAACCAGCAGCGAGAGTATGAAGCCCAGCAGCAGTACCGTGAGCACATCCAG GTTTTCATTGACCGCTTTCGCTACAATGCCAACCGGGCGTCCCAAGTGCAGAGCAAGCTCAAGCTATTGGAGAAGCT GCCAGAGCTGAAACCTGTGGACAAGGAGTCTGAGGTGATCATGAA GTTCCCTGATGGCTTTGAGAAGTTCTCCCCCCCAATCCTGCAGCTAGACGAAGTAGACTTCTATTATGACCCAAGTCACTACATCTTTCGTTCCCTCTCCGTCTCTGCTGACCTGGAGTCCCGCATCTGTGTG GTTGGGGAGAACGGAGCTGGCAAGTCGACCATGCTAAAGATCTTAATGGGGGAGCTGGCACCAGTCAGAGGGATCAGGCATGCTCACAG AAACCTAAAGATCGGTTATTTCAGCCAGCACCATGTGGATCAACTGGACTTGAATATCAGTGCTGTAGAGTTATTGGCAAGAAAGTTCCCAG GGAAGACGGAGGAGGAGTACCGGCATCAGCTGGGGAGCTACGGCGTCTCGGGAGAGCTGGCCGTGCGTCCCGTGGCCAGCCTGTCTGGAGGCCAGAAGAGTCGCGTGGCCTTTGCCCAGATGACTATGTCCTG TCCAAATTTCTACATCCTGGATGAACCAACCAATCACCTGGACATGGAGACCATCGAGGCACTGGCAAAGGCCCTGAATAAGTTCCGG GGCGGTGTGATCCTGGTGTCCCACGATGAGCGCTTCATCCGCCTGGTGtgccaggagctgtgggtgTGTGAGAATGCCACCGTGACCCGCATCGAGGGTGGCTTTGACCAGTACAGAGACATCCTGAAGGAGCAGTTCCGGAAGGAGGGATTCCTATAA
- the ABCF3 gene encoding ATP-binding cassette sub-family F member 3 isoform X1: MASCADILRSEFPDLDGEVFAYVTGILHGGGADFESVDELVEAVGELLREVSQDAKDDGAIREICQRLFNTLQLDEGRAQRCSQVLLDAPIQLSQITDGYADASVDLLPGLLLKRGQTSMVNAKKLEKAEARLKAKQDKRMERDSLKSSGPLVLEEASASQAASKKETRMESSGKNKSYDVRIENFDVSFGERVLLAGADLNLAFGRRYGLVGRNGLGKTTLLKMIASRSLRIPSHISILHVEQEVAGDETPALQSVLECDTTRESLLQEERDLTAKINAGRGEGTAGARLSEIYAKLEEIEADKAPARASVILAGLGFNAKMQQQTTKEFSGGWRMRLALARALFARPDLLLLDEPTNMLDVRAILWLETYLQTWQSTILVVSHDRNFLNAVATDIIHLHSQRLDTYRGDFENFMKIKEERLKNQQREYEAQQQYREHIQVFIDRFRYNANRASQVQSKLKLLEKLPELKPVDKESEVIMKFPDGFEKFSPPILQLDEVDFYYDPSHYIFRSLSVSADLESRICVVGENGAGKSTMLKILMGELAPVRGIRHAHRNLKIGYFSQHHVDQLDLNISAVELLARKFPGKTEEEYRHQLGSYGVSGELAVRPVASLSGGQKSRVAFAQMTMSCPNFYILDEPTNHLDMETIEALAKALNKFRGGVILVSHDERFIRLVCQELWVCENATVTRIEGGFDQYRDILKEQFRKEGFL, encoded by the exons ATGGCGTCCTGCGCCGACATCCTCCGCAGCGAGTTCCCCGACCTGGACGGCGAGGTCTTTGCCTACGTGACGG GGATCCTGCACGGCGGCGGGGCGGACTTCGAGTCGGTGGACGAGCTGGTGGAGGCGGTGGGGGAGCTGCTGCGGGAGGTGTCGCAGGACGCCAAGGACGACGGGGCCATCCGGGAGATCTGCCAGCGCCTCTTCAACACGCTGCAGCT GGACGAGGGCCGGGCCCAGCGCTGCAGCCAGGTGCTGCTCGACGCCCCCATCCAGCTCTCCCAGATCACGGACGGATACG CAGATGCCAGCGTGgacctgctgccagggctgctgctgaagagagGCCAGACCTCG ATGGTGAATGCCAAGAAACTGGAGAAGGCGGAAGCCAGGCTGAAAGCCAAGCAAGATAAGAGGATGGAGCGAGATTCCCTGAAGTCATCTGGCCCTCT GGTCCTTGAGGAGGCATCTGCCAGCCAAGCTGCCAGCAAGAAGGAGACTCGCATGGAGTCATCAGGCAAGAACAAGTCATATGATGTGCGCATCGAGAACTTCGATGTGTCCTTCGGTGAGCG TGTCCTACTGGCGGGAGCAGACCTGAACCTGGCGTTTGGACGGCGCTACGGGCTGGTGGGCAGGAACGGGCTGGGGAAGACCACGCTGCTGAAGATGATCGCCAGCCGGAGCCTGCGCATCCCCTCACACATCAGCATCCTCCATGtggagcaggaggtggcaggggaTGAGACGCCGGCGCTGCAGAGTGTGCTGGAGTGTGACACCACTCGTGAgagcctgctgcaggaggagagggaccTGACGGCTAAGATTAATGCCGGCAG GGGAGAAGGGACAGCAGGTGCCAGGCTGTCGGAGATCTACGCGAAGCTGGAGGAGATTGAGGCAGACAAGGCCCCAGCGAG GGCATCCGTCATTCTCGCTGGGCTGGGCTTTAATGCAAAGATGCAACAACAGACAACCAA AGAGTTTTCTGGAGGCTGGAGAATGAGATTGGCCTTAGCCAGAGCCCTGTTTGCCAG GCCAGATCTCCTTCTGCTGGATG aGCCAACGAACATGCTGGACGTGAGGGCTATTTTGTGGCTGGAGACCTACTTGCAG ACCTGGCAGTCGACCATCCTCGTGGTGTCCCACGACAGGAACTTCCTGAACGCGGTGGCCACGGACATCATCCACCTGCACTCGCAGCGGCTGGACACGTACCGCGGGGACTTTGAGAACTTCATGAAGATCAAGGAGGAGCGGCTGAAGAACCAGCAGCGAGAGTATGAAGCCCAGCAGCAGTACCGTGAGCACATCCAG GTTTTCATTGACCGCTTTCGCTACAATGCCAACCGGGCGTCCCAAGTGCAGAGCAAGCTCAAGCTATTGGAGAAGCT GCCAGAGCTGAAACCTGTGGACAAGGAGTCTGAGGTGATCATGAA GTTCCCTGATGGCTTTGAGAAGTTCTCCCCCCCAATCCTGCAGCTAGACGAAGTAGACTTCTATTATGACCCAAGTCACTACATCTTTCGTTCCCTCTCCGTCTCTGCTGACCTGGAGTCCCGCATCTGTGTG GTTGGGGAGAACGGAGCTGGCAAGTCGACCATGCTAAAGATCTTAATGGGGGAGCTGGCACCAGTCAGAGGGATCAGGCATGCTCACAG AAACCTAAAGATCGGTTATTTCAGCCAGCACCATGTGGATCAACTGGACTTGAATATCAGTGCTGTAGAGTTATTGGCAAGAAAGTTCCCAG GGAAGACGGAGGAGGAGTACCGGCATCAGCTGGGGAGCTACGGCGTCTCGGGAGAGCTGGCCGTGCGTCCCGTGGCCAGCCTGTCTGGAGGCCAGAAGAGTCGCGTGGCCTTTGCCCAGATGACTATGTCCTG TCCAAATTTCTACATCCTGGATGAACCAACCAATCACCTGGACATGGAGACCATCGAGGCACTGGCAAAGGCCCTGAATAAGTTCCGG GGCGGTGTGATCCTGGTGTCCCACGATGAGCGCTTCATCCGCCTGGTGtgccaggagctgtgggtgTGTGAGAATGCCACCGTGACCCGCATCGAGGGTGGCTTTGACCAGTACAGAGACATCCTGAAGGAGCAGTTCCGGAAGGAGGGATTCCTATAA